The following coding sequences lie in one Kitasatospora azatica KCTC 9699 genomic window:
- a CDS encoding dihydroorotate dehydrogenase electron transfer subunit encodes MANPLQLRAEVLANRSEGAYHRLVLRAPGVPERVRPGHFATLAVGGESSALLLRRAFSIHRADPVEGTVELVLAAHGAGTRELVASPVGAELDLIAPLGTPFPLPDGPVSALLVGDGYGSAPLFALGAELLRRGGQVGFILGAATADRLYGVDQARALTPDVLVLTEDGSLGLTGRVTDPLAQAVEAIDATVVHAGGPMPTLAGVSAIAAELGIRVHTSVEAEMACGVGICMSCVLPVVGEDGRSRFVRSCTDGPVFDGARVRWADLGTVPADLEGAAAMGVHG; translated from the coding sequence ATGGCCAACCCCCTGCAGCTGCGAGCCGAGGTGCTCGCCAACCGGTCCGAAGGGGCCTACCACCGGCTGGTGCTGCGCGCGCCCGGCGTGCCGGAGCGGGTGCGGCCCGGGCACTTCGCGACCCTCGCGGTCGGCGGTGAGAGCAGCGCCCTGCTGCTCCGCCGGGCCTTCTCGATCCACCGGGCCGACCCGGTCGAGGGCACCGTCGAGCTGGTGCTGGCCGCGCACGGGGCGGGCACCAGGGAACTGGTCGCCAGCCCGGTCGGCGCCGAACTCGACCTGATCGCCCCGCTCGGCACCCCGTTCCCGCTGCCCGACGGACCGGTCAGCGCGCTGCTGGTCGGCGACGGCTACGGCAGCGCGCCGCTGTTCGCCCTCGGCGCCGAACTGCTGCGGCGCGGCGGCCAGGTCGGTTTCATCCTCGGCGCGGCCACCGCCGACCGGCTCTACGGCGTCGACCAGGCCCGGGCCCTCACCCCCGACGTGCTGGTGCTCACCGAGGACGGCTCGCTCGGCCTGACCGGACGGGTCACCGACCCGCTGGCCCAGGCCGTCGAGGCGATCGACGCCACCGTGGTGCACGCCGGCGGACCGATGCCGACCCTGGCCGGGGTCAGCGCGATCGCGGCCGAGCTCGGGATCCGGGTGCACACCTCGGTGGAGGCCGAGATGGCCTGTGGTGTGGGCATCTGCATGAGCTGCGTGCTGCCGGTGGTCGGCGAGGACGGCCGCAGCCGGTTCGTCCGGTCCTGCACCGACGGCCCGGTCTTCGACGGCGCCCGGGTGCGCTGGGCCGACCTCGGGACCGTGCCGGCCGATCTGGAAGGCGCCGCCGCGATGGGGGTGCACGGATGA
- the carA gene encoding glutamine-hydrolyzing carbamoyl-phosphate synthase small subunit: MTAPAPTKPRPWRERVPAVLVLEDGRTFRGQAYGAIGETFGEAVFNTGMSGYQETLTDPSYHRQVVVMTAPQIGNTGWNDEDDESKQIWVAGYVVRDPARVPSNWRSLRSLDEELASQGVVGISGIDTRALTRHLRERGAMRVGIFSGEALAEQAELLQRVLRAPEMKGADLCAEVATTETYVVPAIGAKKFTVAAVDLGIKAMTPQRMAERGIEVHVLPANATVEDIYAVKPDGVFFSNGPGDPATADHQVAVLREVLSRKTPFFGICFGNQILGRALGFGTYKLKYGHRGINQPVQDRTTGKVEVTAHNHGFAVEAPLDKVSDTAFGRAEVSHVCLNDDVVEGLQCLDTPAFSVQYHPEAAAGPHDAAYLFDRFAQLMEGQRA; the protein is encoded by the coding sequence ATGACCGCACCTGCCCCCACCAAGCCGCGCCCCTGGCGGGAGCGTGTGCCTGCCGTGCTGGTCCTGGAGGACGGTCGTACCTTCCGTGGCCAGGCGTACGGCGCGATCGGCGAGACCTTCGGCGAGGCCGTCTTCAACACCGGCATGTCCGGCTACCAGGAGACCCTGACCGACCCGTCCTACCACCGCCAGGTGGTGGTCATGACGGCCCCGCAGATCGGCAACACCGGCTGGAACGACGAGGACGACGAGTCCAAGCAGATCTGGGTGGCCGGCTACGTGGTCCGCGACCCCGCCCGGGTGCCCTCCAACTGGCGCTCGCTCCGCTCGCTGGACGAGGAGCTGGCCAGCCAGGGCGTGGTCGGGATCAGCGGCATCGACACCCGGGCGCTCACCCGGCACCTGCGCGAGCGCGGGGCGATGCGGGTCGGCATCTTCTCCGGCGAGGCGCTGGCCGAGCAGGCCGAGCTGCTGCAGCGGGTGCTGCGGGCGCCCGAGATGAAGGGCGCCGACCTGTGCGCCGAGGTGGCCACCACCGAGACCTACGTGGTCCCGGCGATCGGTGCCAAGAAGTTCACCGTGGCCGCCGTCGACCTGGGCATCAAGGCGATGACCCCGCAGCGGATGGCCGAGCGCGGCATCGAGGTGCACGTGCTGCCGGCCAACGCCACCGTCGAGGACATCTACGCGGTCAAGCCGGACGGCGTCTTCTTCTCCAACGGCCCCGGTGACCCGGCCACCGCCGACCACCAGGTCGCGGTGCTGCGCGAGGTGCTCAGCCGCAAGACCCCGTTCTTCGGGATCTGCTTCGGCAACCAGATCCTCGGGCGCGCGCTGGGCTTCGGCACCTACAAGCTCAAGTACGGCCACCGCGGCATCAACCAGCCGGTGCAGGACCGCACCACCGGCAAGGTCGAGGTCACCGCGCACAACCACGGCTTCGCCGTGGAGGCCCCGCTGGACAAGGTGAGCGACACCGCGTTCGGTCGCGCCGAGGTCTCCCACGTCTGCCTCAACGACGACGTGGTCGAGGGCCTGCAGTGCCTGGACACGCCCGCCTTCTCCGTCCAGTACCACCCGGAGGCCGCCGCCGGTCCGCACGACGCGGCTTACCTCTTCGATCGTTTCGCGCAGCTCATGGAGGGCCAGCGTGCCTAA
- the mihF gene encoding integration host factor, actinobacterial type, with protein MALPPLTPEQRSAALAKAAEARRERAEVKNRLKHSGASLHEVIKAGKADNEVIGKMKVSALLESLPGVGKVRAKQIMERLGISESRRVRGLGTNQIASLEREFGGTAS; from the coding sequence GTGGCTCTTCCGCCCCTTACCCCTGAACAGCGCTCCGCTGCGCTGGCCAAGGCCGCCGAGGCTCGCCGGGAGCGCGCCGAGGTGAAGAACCGGCTCAAGCACTCCGGCGCCTCCCTGCACGAGGTGATCAAGGCCGGCAAGGCCGACAACGAGGTCATCGGCAAGATGAAGGTCTCCGCACTGCTGGAGAGCCTTCCGGGCGTCGGCAAGGTCCGCGCCAAGCAGATCATGGAGCGGCTCGGCATCAGCGAGAGCCGTCGGGTCCGCGGCCTCGGTACCAACCAGATCGCCTCGCTGGAGCGCGAGTTCGGTGGTACCGCGTCCTAG
- the carB gene encoding carbamoyl-phosphate synthase large subunit, producing the protein MPKRTDIKSVLVIGSGPIVIGQAAEFDYSGTQACRVLRAEGLRVILVNSNPATIMTDPEIADATYVEPITPEFVEKIIAKERPDVLLPTLGGQTALNTAISLHKDGTLEKYGVELIGANVEAINKGEDRELFKQVVEAVKAKIGHGESARSVICHSMEDVLAGVETLGGYPVVVRPSFTMGGAGSGFAHDEEDLRRIAGQGLTLSPTTEVLLEESILGWKEYELELMRDRNDNVVVVCSIENFDPMGVHTGDSITVAPAMTLTDREYQILRDIGIAVIREVGVDTGGCNIQFAVNPEDGRVIVIEMNPRVSRSSALASKATGFPIAKIAAKLAVGYTLDEIPNDITEQTPASFEPTLDYVVVKVPRFAFEKFPSADATLTTTMKSVGEAMAMGRNFTEALQKALRSLEKKGSQFSWGQRGTWIGEVGDKAELLTKAQVPTDGRINTVMQAIRAGATPAEVFDATKIDPWFVDQLFLLDEIAQELAGAELLDPELLRHAKRHGFSDQQIGEIRGLKPDVVREVRHALGIRPVFKTVDTCAAEFAAKTPYFYSSYDEENEVAPRTKPAVIILGSGPNRIGQGIEFDYSCVHASFALAEAGYETVMVNCNPETVSTDYDTSDRLYFEPLTLEDVLEIVHAEQQAGPLAGVIVQLGGQTPLGLAQALKENGVPIVGTQPEAIDLAEERGAFGRVLRDAGLPAPKHGTAFSFEEAKAIADEIGYPVLARPSYVLGGRGMEIVYDEASLASYLERHAGLISEHPVLIDRFLDDAVEIDVDALYDGTELYLGGVMEHIEEAGIHSGDSACALPPITLGGYDIKRLRTSTEAIAKGVGVRGLINIQFALAGDILYVLEANPRASRTVPFTSKATAVPLAKAAARISLGATIAELRAEGLLPAEGDGGTLPADCPISVKEAVMPWSRFRDIHGRGVDTVLGPEMRSTGEVMGIDKVFGTAYAKAQSGAYGALPTKGKVFVSVANRDKRNLVFPARALVELGFEVLATAGTAEVLQRGGIPSTLVRKHSEGEGPNGEKTIVQLIHDGEVDLIINTPYGTGGRLDGYEIRTAAVSRGVPCLTTVQAMGAAVQGIDAVTRDDVSVMSLQEHAALINAGRK; encoded by the coding sequence GTGCCTAAGCGCACTGACATCAAGTCCGTTCTGGTCATCGGCTCCGGTCCGATCGTGATCGGCCAGGCGGCGGAGTTCGACTACTCCGGCACCCAGGCCTGCCGGGTGCTGCGGGCCGAGGGCCTGCGGGTGATCCTGGTCAACTCCAACCCCGCGACGATCATGACCGACCCGGAGATCGCCGACGCCACCTACGTCGAGCCGATCACCCCCGAGTTCGTCGAGAAGATCATCGCCAAGGAGCGCCCCGACGTGCTCCTGCCCACCCTGGGCGGCCAGACCGCGCTGAACACCGCGATCTCGCTGCACAAGGACGGGACCCTGGAGAAGTACGGCGTCGAGCTGATCGGCGCCAACGTCGAGGCGATCAACAAGGGCGAGGACCGCGAGCTCTTCAAGCAGGTCGTGGAGGCCGTCAAGGCCAAGATCGGCCACGGCGAGTCGGCCCGCTCGGTGATCTGCCACTCGATGGAGGACGTGCTGGCGGGCGTCGAGACCCTCGGCGGCTACCCCGTCGTGGTCCGCCCCTCCTTCACCATGGGCGGCGCCGGCTCCGGCTTCGCGCACGACGAGGAGGACCTGCGCCGCATCGCCGGCCAGGGACTGACCCTCTCGCCGACCACCGAGGTGCTCCTGGAGGAGTCGATCCTCGGCTGGAAGGAGTACGAGCTCGAGCTGATGCGCGACCGCAACGACAACGTCGTGGTGGTCTGCTCGATCGAGAACTTCGACCCGATGGGCGTGCACACCGGTGACTCGATCACCGTCGCCCCGGCGATGACGCTGACCGACCGCGAGTACCAGATCCTGCGCGACATCGGCATCGCGGTGATCCGCGAGGTCGGCGTCGACACCGGCGGCTGCAACATCCAGTTCGCGGTCAACCCCGAGGACGGCCGGGTCATCGTCATCGAGATGAACCCCCGGGTCTCCCGCTCCTCCGCGCTGGCCTCCAAGGCGACCGGCTTCCCGATCGCCAAGATCGCCGCCAAGCTGGCCGTCGGCTACACGCTGGACGAGATCCCCAACGACATCACCGAGCAGACCCCGGCCTCCTTCGAGCCGACCCTCGACTACGTGGTGGTCAAGGTCCCGCGGTTCGCCTTCGAGAAGTTCCCGTCCGCCGACGCCACGCTGACCACCACCATGAAGTCGGTCGGCGAGGCCATGGCGATGGGCCGCAACTTCACCGAGGCGCTGCAGAAGGCGCTGCGCTCGCTGGAGAAGAAGGGCTCCCAATTTTCTTGGGGTCAGAGGGGCACCTGGATCGGCGAGGTCGGCGACAAGGCCGAGCTGCTGACGAAGGCCCAGGTCCCGACCGACGGCCGGATCAACACCGTGATGCAGGCGATCCGGGCCGGCGCCACCCCGGCGGAGGTCTTCGACGCGACGAAGATCGACCCCTGGTTCGTCGACCAGCTCTTCCTGCTCGACGAGATCGCCCAGGAGCTGGCCGGGGCCGAGCTGCTCGACCCGGAGCTGCTGCGGCACGCCAAGCGGCACGGCTTCTCCGACCAGCAGATCGGCGAGATCCGCGGCCTCAAGCCGGACGTGGTCCGCGAGGTGCGGCACGCGCTGGGCATCCGCCCGGTCTTCAAGACGGTCGACACCTGCGCCGCCGAGTTCGCGGCCAAGACCCCGTACTTCTACTCCTCCTACGACGAGGAGAACGAGGTCGCGCCGCGCACCAAGCCCGCGGTGATCATCCTCGGCTCCGGCCCGAACCGGATCGGCCAGGGCATCGAGTTCGACTACTCCTGCGTGCACGCCTCCTTCGCGCTCGCCGAGGCCGGATACGAGACCGTCATGGTCAACTGCAACCCGGAGACCGTCTCCACCGACTACGACACCTCCGACCGGCTCTACTTCGAGCCGCTCACCCTGGAGGACGTGCTGGAGATCGTGCACGCCGAGCAGCAGGCCGGACCGCTCGCGGGCGTCATCGTCCAGCTCGGCGGCCAGACCCCGCTGGGCCTGGCCCAGGCGCTCAAGGAGAACGGGGTGCCGATCGTCGGCACCCAGCCCGAGGCGATCGACCTGGCCGAGGAGCGCGGCGCGTTCGGCCGGGTGCTGCGCGACGCGGGCCTGCCGGCCCCCAAGCACGGCACCGCCTTCTCCTTCGAGGAGGCCAAGGCGATCGCCGACGAGATCGGCTACCCGGTGCTGGCCCGCCCCTCCTACGTGCTCGGCGGGCGCGGCATGGAGATCGTCTACGACGAGGCCAGCCTCGCCTCCTACCTGGAGCGGCACGCCGGTCTGATCTCCGAGCACCCGGTGCTGATCGACCGCTTCCTGGACGACGCGGTGGAGATCGACGTCGACGCGCTCTACGACGGCACCGAGCTCTACCTCGGCGGCGTGATGGAGCACATCGAGGAGGCCGGCATCCACTCCGGCGACTCGGCCTGCGCACTGCCCCCGATCACCCTGGGCGGCTACGACATCAAGCGGCTGCGCACCTCCACCGAGGCGATCGCCAAGGGCGTCGGCGTGCGCGGTCTGATCAACATCCAGTTCGCGCTGGCCGGCGACATCCTCTACGTGCTGGAGGCCAACCCGCGGGCCTCCCGGACCGTGCCGTTCACCTCCAAGGCGACGGCCGTGCCGCTGGCCAAGGCCGCCGCCCGGATCTCGCTCGGCGCCACCATCGCCGAGCTGCGCGCCGAGGGCCTGCTGCCGGCCGAGGGCGACGGCGGCACGCTGCCGGCCGACTGCCCGATCTCGGTCAAGGAGGCCGTGATGCCGTGGAGCCGCTTCCGCGACATCCACGGCCGCGGCGTGGACACCGTGCTCGGCCCGGAGATGCGCTCGACCGGTGAGGTCATGGGCATCGACAAGGTCTTCGGCACCGCGTACGCCAAGGCCCAGTCCGGTGCCTACGGCGCGCTGCCGACCAAGGGCAAGGTCTTCGTCTCGGTGGCCAACCGGGACAAGCGCAACCTGGTCTTCCCGGCCCGGGCGCTGGTCGAGCTCGGCTTCGAGGTGCTCGCCACCGCCGGCACCGCCGAGGTGCTGCAGCGCGGCGGCATCCCGTCCACGCTGGTGCGCAAGCACAGCGAGGGCGAGGGTCCGAACGGCGAGAAGACCATCGTGCAGCTGATCCACGACGGCGAGGTCGACCTGATCATCAACACGCCGTACGGCACCGGCGGCCGCCTGGACGGCTACGAGATCCGCACTGCGGCGGTCTCCCGGGGCGTCCCCTGCCTGACCACCGTGCAGGCGATGGGCGCGGCCGTCCAGGGCATCGACGCGGTGACCCGTGACGACGTCTCGGTGATGTCGCTGCAGGAGCACGCGGCGCTGATCAACGCCGGCCGCAAGTAG
- the rpoZ gene encoding DNA-directed RNA polymerase subunit omega has product MSSSMTAPEGIINPPIDELLEATDSKYSLVIYAAKRARQINAYYSQLGEGLLEYVGPLVDTHVHEKPLSIALREINAGMLTAEAVDAA; this is encoded by the coding sequence GTGTCCTCTTCCATGACCGCGCCCGAGGGCATCATCAACCCGCCGATCGACGAGCTGCTCGAGGCCACGGACTCGAAGTACAGCCTGGTGATCTACGCCGCCAAGCGTGCCCGCCAGATCAACGCGTACTACTCGCAGCTCGGCGAGGGTCTGCTGGAGTACGTCGGCCCGCTGGTCGACACCCACGTGCACGAGAAGCCGCTGTCGATCGCGCTGCGCGAGATCAACGCGGGCATGCTGACCGCCGAGGCGGTCGACGCCGCCTGA
- a CDS encoding PH-like domain-containing protein: MSERSELTNGTVGALQAMEKAKVNDWPTHIGWIVGLLILVALVYWLMRQGWNWRRTLQSDLSALPAVPSETGTPILESSGRYHGSTTAGNWLDRVVAHGLGTRSLAELTLTERGLLVRRPGDVDLWLPAEELTGARTDSGIAGKVVPAGLLVVGWTLQGKALESGFRLDHPDQHAAWVTEIGRLAAEKTAVRTKKTEGVTP; encoded by the coding sequence ATGAGCGAGCGGAGCGAGCTCACGAACGGCACCGTGGGCGCGCTGCAGGCGATGGAGAAGGCCAAGGTCAACGACTGGCCGACGCACATCGGTTGGATCGTCGGCCTGCTGATCCTGGTCGCGCTGGTCTACTGGCTGATGCGCCAGGGCTGGAACTGGCGGCGGACCCTGCAGTCCGACCTGTCGGCCCTGCCCGCCGTGCCGAGCGAGACCGGCACGCCCATCCTGGAGAGCAGCGGCCGCTACCACGGCAGCACCACCGCCGGGAACTGGCTGGACCGGGTGGTGGCGCACGGGCTGGGGACCAGGAGCCTGGCCGAGCTGACCCTGACCGAGCGGGGCCTGCTGGTCCGCCGCCCGGGCGACGTCGACCTCTGGCTGCCCGCCGAGGAACTGACGGGTGCTCGGACCGACTCCGGCATCGCCGGCAAGGTGGTCCCGGCCGGTCTGCTGGTGGTCGGCTGGACCTTGCAGGGCAAGGCGTTGGAGTCCGGCTTCCGGCTGGACCACCCGGACCAGCACGCGGCCTGGGTCACCGAGATCGGCCGGCTGGCCGCCGAAAAGACTGCAGTACGTACGAAGAAGACGGAAGGCGTAACACCATGA
- the gmk gene encoding guanylate kinase: MSERPRLTVLSGPSGVGKSTVVAHMRQQHPEVWLSVSATTRRPRPGEKDGVHYHFVDNDEFDKLVANGELLESAVFAGNRYGTPRAAVEQKLERGEPVLLEIDLQGARQVRESMPEAQLVFLAPPSWEELVRRLTGRGTEPQEVIDERLAAARVELAAEPEFDTTLVNTSVEQVAAELLALLGVV; this comes from the coding sequence ATGAGTGAACGTCCGCGGCTGACCGTGCTCTCCGGCCCTTCGGGGGTCGGCAAGAGCACGGTCGTCGCTCATATGAGGCAGCAGCACCCCGAGGTCTGGCTCTCGGTCTCGGCGACCACCCGGCGCCCCAGGCCAGGCGAGAAGGACGGGGTCCACTACCACTTCGTCGACAACGACGAGTTCGACAAGCTGGTCGCCAACGGCGAACTGCTGGAGTCGGCCGTCTTCGCCGGCAACCGGTACGGCACCCCGAGGGCCGCGGTCGAACAGAAGCTGGAGCGCGGCGAGCCCGTGCTGCTGGAGATCGACCTGCAGGGCGCCCGCCAGGTCCGCGAGTCGATGCCCGAGGCGCAGCTGGTCTTCCTGGCTCCGCCGAGCTGGGAGGAGCTGGTCCGCCGGCTCACCGGCCGGGGCACCGAGCCGCAGGAGGTCATCGACGAACGGCTGGCCGCCGCCCGGGTCGAACTGGCCGCCGAACCCGAATTCGACACCACGCTGGTGAACACCTCGGTCGAGCAGGTCGCGGCCGAGCTGCTAGCCTTGCTCGGTGTAGTCTGA
- the pyrF gene encoding orotidine-5'-phosphate decarboxylase: MTPFDPEPFGGRLRHAMDERGQLCVGIDPHAALLAAWGLGDDLAGLETFSRTVVEALADRVAVLKPQAAFFERFGSKGVAVLEQTVADARAAGALVLMDAKRGDIGSTMAAYAEAFLAPGSPLFSDAVTVSPYLGFGSLQPALDLARANGCGVFALALTSNPEGFEVQRATGPDGVSVAQQVLRRLAAENAGAEPLGSFGAVVGATLADAGVDLAINGPLLAPGIGAQGATMADLPRVFGGAVRDVVPSVSRDVLKHGPSVAALREAAQRFVDEARAAVAM; this comes from the coding sequence ATGACCCCCTTCGACCCCGAGCCCTTTGGTGGGCGCCTGCGCCACGCCATGGACGAGCGCGGCCAGCTCTGCGTCGGCATCGACCCGCACGCCGCGCTGCTCGCCGCCTGGGGCCTGGGCGACGACCTGGCCGGACTGGAGACCTTCAGCCGCACCGTGGTCGAGGCGCTGGCCGACCGGGTCGCCGTGCTCAAGCCGCAGGCCGCCTTCTTCGAGCGGTTCGGCAGCAAGGGCGTCGCGGTGCTCGAGCAGACCGTGGCGGACGCCCGCGCGGCCGGCGCCCTGGTGCTGATGGACGCCAAGCGCGGCGACATCGGCTCCACCATGGCCGCCTACGCCGAGGCCTTCCTCGCCCCGGGCAGCCCGCTCTTCTCCGACGCCGTCACGGTCAGCCCCTACCTGGGCTTCGGCTCGCTGCAGCCCGCCCTCGACCTGGCCCGGGCCAACGGCTGCGGCGTCTTCGCGCTGGCGCTGACCTCCAATCCCGAGGGCTTCGAGGTGCAGCGCGCCACCGGCCCGGACGGGGTGAGCGTGGCTCAGCAGGTGCTGCGCCGGCTCGCGGCCGAGAACGCGGGCGCCGAGCCGCTCGGCTCCTTCGGCGCGGTGGTCGGCGCGACGCTGGCCGACGCCGGTGTGGACCTGGCGATCAACGGCCCGCTGCTGGCCCCCGGGATCGGCGCCCAGGGCGCCACCATGGCCGACCTGCCGCGGGTCTTCGGCGGCGCGGTGCGCGATGTGGTGCCGAGCGTCAGCCGGGACGTGCTCAAGCACGGGCCGTCCGTTGCGGCGCTGCGGGAGGCCGCGCAGCGCTTCGTCGACGAGGCTCGGGCCGCGGTCGCGATGTGA
- a CDS encoding dihydroorotate dehydrogenase has translation MSGDARMVGDAPVIAAEDVDLSAPLGPLTLPNPLSTASGCAGYGRELARFVPLDQLGTVTTKTIMPYPRSGEAAPRMAETPSGMLNAIGLQGSGIEAFVRQELPWLAERGARVLVSIAGERLEEFTETAERLNGQPGVVGIEVNISGPNVADRGLVFACNPATSYDVVRAVRAVADPQLPVYAKLTPDVTSITEIAAACVHAGADGLSMINTALGLAIDLDTLRPALAAGAGGLSGPALRPIAVRCVYQVHAAMLAGRIPQVPILGMGGIRNGRDALEFTLAGAAGVAVGTALFQDPAAPLRILAELRELLAARGLAKYTDAVGLAHRADSQRTS, from the coding sequence ATGAGTGGGGACGCACGGATGGTCGGGGATGCACCGGTGATCGCCGCCGAGGACGTCGACCTGAGCGCGCCGCTCGGCCCGCTCACCCTGCCCAACCCGCTGAGCACCGCCTCCGGCTGCGCCGGCTACGGGCGCGAACTGGCCCGGTTCGTCCCGCTGGACCAGCTCGGCACCGTCACCACCAAGACGATCATGCCGTACCCGCGCTCCGGCGAGGCCGCCCCGCGGATGGCCGAGACGCCCTCCGGCATGCTCAACGCGATCGGCCTGCAGGGCTCGGGCATCGAGGCCTTCGTCCGCCAGGAGCTGCCCTGGCTGGCCGAGCGCGGCGCCCGGGTGCTGGTCTCGATCGCGGGCGAGCGGCTGGAGGAGTTCACCGAGACCGCCGAACGGCTGAACGGCCAACCCGGTGTGGTCGGCATCGAGGTCAACATCTCCGGCCCCAACGTCGCCGACCGCGGCCTGGTCTTCGCATGCAACCCGGCCACCTCCTACGACGTGGTGCGCGCCGTACGGGCGGTGGCCGACCCGCAGCTGCCGGTCTACGCCAAGCTGACCCCCGACGTCACCTCGATCACCGAGATCGCGGCCGCGTGCGTGCACGCCGGGGCCGACGGCCTGTCGATGATCAACACCGCCCTGGGCCTGGCGATCGACCTGGACACCCTGCGCCCGGCCCTGGCCGCCGGCGCCGGCGGGCTCTCCGGCCCCGCGCTGCGCCCGATCGCGGTGCGCTGCGTCTACCAGGTGCACGCCGCGATGCTCGCCGGGCGGATCCCGCAGGTGCCGATCCTCGGCATGGGCGGCATCCGCAACGGCCGCGACGCACTGGAGTTCACCCTGGCCGGGGCCGCCGGAGTGGCGGTCGGCACCGCGCTCTTCCAGGACCCGGCGGCGCCGCTGCGGATCCTCGCCGAGCTGCGCGAGCTGCTCGCGGCCCGGGGACTGGCCAAGTACACCGACGCGGTGGGACTGGCCCACCGCGCAGACTCGCAAAGGACATCATGA
- a CDS encoding quinone-dependent dihydroorotate dehydrogenase, whose protein sequence is MYKILFNLVFRKMDPEKAHHLAFFWIRLAASVPGLRQLVALVLAPRDRALRTTALGLDLPGPFGLGAGFDKNAVGIDGLTMLGFDFVEIGTVTGEPQPGNPQPRLFRLVEDRALINRMGFNNQGSARIAARLAARQRGSLSPVVGVNIGKTKVVEEADAVADYVKSTERLAKHADYLVVNVSSPNTPGLRNLQAVSHLRPLLSAVREAADAATAHHVPLLVKIAPDLADEDVDAVADLALELGLDGIIANNTTIGREGLIAPAAQVEAIGMGGLSGAPIKDRSLEVLKRLRSRTQGRLVLVSVGGIETAEDAWQRILAGADLVQGYSAFIYEGPFWMRRVHKGLSARLRRGGYQSLAEAVGAGAGTGA, encoded by the coding sequence GTGTACAAGATCCTGTTCAACCTGGTCTTCCGGAAGATGGACCCGGAGAAGGCCCACCACCTGGCCTTCTTCTGGATCCGGCTGGCCGCCTCGGTACCCGGTCTGCGGCAGCTGGTCGCGCTGGTGCTGGCGCCGCGCGACCGGGCGCTGCGCACCACCGCGCTCGGGCTCGACCTGCCCGGCCCGTTCGGGCTCGGCGCGGGCTTCGACAAGAACGCGGTCGGCATCGACGGCCTGACGATGCTCGGCTTCGACTTCGTGGAGATCGGCACCGTCACCGGTGAGCCGCAGCCCGGCAACCCGCAGCCGCGGCTGTTCCGCTTGGTCGAGGACCGGGCGCTGATCAACCGGATGGGCTTCAACAACCAGGGCTCGGCCAGGATCGCGGCCCGGCTGGCGGCCCGTCAGCGCGGTTCGCTGTCGCCGGTGGTCGGGGTCAACATCGGCAAGACCAAGGTGGTCGAGGAGGCCGACGCGGTCGCCGACTACGTGAAGAGCACCGAGCGCCTGGCCAAGCACGCGGACTACCTGGTGGTCAACGTCTCCTCGCCGAACACCCCCGGGCTGCGCAACCTGCAGGCCGTCTCCCACCTGCGCCCGCTGCTCAGTGCGGTGCGCGAGGCCGCCGACGCGGCCACCGCGCACCATGTGCCGCTGCTGGTGAAGATCGCGCCCGACCTGGCGGACGAGGACGTGGACGCGGTCGCCGACCTGGCCCTGGAACTCGGCCTGGACGGGATCATCGCGAACAACACCACGATCGGCCGCGAGGGTCTGATCGCACCGGCCGCCCAGGTCGAGGCGATCGGCATGGGCGGGCTCTCCGGCGCGCCGATCAAGGACCGCTCGCTGGAGGTGCTCAAGCGGCTGCGCTCGCGCACCCAGGGCCGGCTGGTGCTGGTCTCGGTGGGCGGCATCGAGACCGCCGAGGACGCCTGGCAGCGGATCCTGGCCGGCGCCGACCTGGTGCAGGGCTACAGCGCGTTCATCTACGAAGGGCCGTTCTGGATGCGCCGGGTGCACAAGGGCCTGAGCGCCCGGCTGCGGCGCGGCGGGTACCAGAGCCTGGCTGAGGCGGTCGGGGCCGGGGCCGGCACGGGGGCCTAA